A window of the Miscanthus floridulus cultivar M001 chromosome 14, ASM1932011v1, whole genome shotgun sequence genome harbors these coding sequences:
- the LOC136504380 gene encoding jasmonate-induced oxygenase 4-like has protein sequence MATITDHCWPEPIVPVQTLSNSGVPTVPQQYIKPPSERPCGSITSMNSPDLSIPIIDLACFYDISEHRQAVLDAIGEACKNWGFFQVVNHGVGIDSVKRMREAWREFFDLPMEEKKLYANSPVTYEGYGSRLGVEKGATLDWSDYYFLNLRPNDLRNLEKWPEMPRHLREVTEKYASELMNLSEVLLKAMSSTLGLDEDYLHMAFGGSKGISASMRVNYYPKCPEPELTLGLSSHSDPGGITLLLVDENVKGTQVRKGNTWVTVQPIPGAFVVNVGDQIQILSNGAYKSVEHRALASSGDDRLTIAFFCNPCGDLPISPAAQLVGPESPAVYGQPAITFNEYRKYVRTKGARGRAQVESLSSCNTSITMN, from the exons ATGGCAACTATCACTGACCATTGCTGGCCAGAACCCATTGTACCTGTACAAACCCTTTCCAACTCTGGCGTGCCCACTGTGCCACAACAATACATCAAACCTCCATCTGAGCGTCCTTGTGGTAGCATAACTAGCATGAATTCTCCTGATCTTAGCATCCCTATCATTGATCTTGCATGCTTCTACGATATCTCCGAGCATCGCCAAGCGGTGCTAGATGCAATCGGTGAAGCATGCAAGAACTGGGGATTCTTCCAAGTAGTGAATCATGGTGTGGGCATCGATTCAGTAAAGAGGATGAGAGAGGCATGGAGGGAGTTCTTTGACCTGCCTATGGAAGAGAAAAAATTATATGCAAACTCACCGGTGACATACGAGGGCTATGGGAGCCGCCTTGGAGTTGAGAAAGGTGCAACCTTGGATTGGAGTGACTATTACTTCCTAAACCTCCGGCCAAATGATCTGAGgaaccttgagaagtggccaGAGATGCCTCGTCACCTGAG GGAGGTGACTGAGAAGTATGCATCCGAGCTAATGAATCTGAGTGAAGTACTGCTCAAGGCCATGTCAAGCACCTTAGGATTAGATGAGGACTACCTTCACATGGCCTTTGGTGGAAGTAAGGGCATCTCAGCAAGCATGCGTGTAAACTACTATCCAAAGTGCCCAGAGCCTGAGCTGACCCTTGGCCTCTCCTCTCACTCTGATCCTGGCGGTATCACCTTGCTCCTTGTTGATGAAAATGTCAAGGGGACGCAGGTACGCAAGGGGAACACATGGGTCACGGTGCAGCCGATCCCGGGTGCCTTTGTTGTAAACGTTGGAGATCAAATTCAG ATCTTGAGCAACGGCGCGTACAAGAGTGTGGAGCACCGCGCGCTGGCTAGCTCCGGCGACGACCGCCTCACCATCGCCTTCTTCTGCAACCCTTGCGGCGACCTCCCCATCTCGCCGGCGGCTCAGCTGGTGGGCCCCGAGTCGCCGGCGGTGTACGGTCAGCCGGCCATCACCTTCAACGAGTACCGCAAGTACGTGCGCACCAAGGGCGCCCGAGGCAGGGCGCAGGTGGAGTCCCTCTCTAGCTGCAACACCAGCATCACCATGAATTAA